One Spirochaeta cellobiosiphila DSM 17781 DNA window includes the following coding sequences:
- a CDS encoding ABC transporter ATP-binding protein → MDNLVEVHDLKKYFPIKAGVFKRTIGHVKAVDGISLNIPKGKTLGLVGESGCGKTTAGRTLTALYQPTEGELFFDTPHDIVEKVLSLKQEVQEALAKGQKKDPQILAKVAELKALRKQYDLFSFSKAKLNQKRREFQMVFQDPYGSLNPRIPVGDIIGEGLDIHKLYSTKAERKERIQDLMAKSGIDPSYINRYPHEFSGGQRQRIGIARALSLNPKLIVLDEPVSALDVSIQVQILELLEKLQSDFDLTYLFIAHDLSVVEYFCDEVAVMYLGKIVEKAPRNELYNNKLHPYTQALISAVPVPDPERKSQRIILEGDVPSPVAPPSGCHFHPRCSQCMEICKKKAPPTIQVTPGHTVNCWLYAEDKGSKE, encoded by the coding sequence TTGGATAATTTAGTAGAGGTTCATGACCTCAAAAAATACTTCCCCATCAAAGCAGGTGTGTTCAAACGTACTATTGGACATGTTAAAGCTGTTGATGGTATCAGTCTTAATATTCCAAAGGGAAAGACTCTAGGATTGGTGGGAGAATCTGGTTGCGGTAAAACCACGGCTGGTCGGACCCTTACAGCCCTCTATCAACCTACAGAGGGAGAGTTATTCTTTGACACCCCCCATGATATAGTGGAGAAGGTACTCAGCCTCAAACAGGAAGTACAAGAAGCATTAGCCAAGGGACAAAAGAAAGATCCCCAAATTCTTGCGAAAGTGGCAGAACTAAAAGCTTTAAGAAAGCAATATGATTTGTTTTCTTTTTCCAAGGCTAAGTTGAATCAAAAGCGAAGAGAATTTCAAATGGTATTCCAGGATCCTTATGGTTCCTTGAATCCTCGTATACCTGTAGGTGACATCATTGGAGAAGGTCTGGACATTCACAAACTGTATTCAACTAAAGCAGAAAGAAAAGAACGTATCCAGGACCTGATGGCAAAATCAGGTATTGATCCTTCTTATATTAATAGATATCCCCATGAATTTTCCGGTGGTCAACGACAACGGATTGGTATAGCAAGAGCCTTATCACTCAATCCCAAACTCATCGTTCTGGATGAACCTGTCTCAGCCCTGGATGTATCCATTCAGGTACAAATATTGGAACTATTAGAAAAACTACAATCGGATTTTGACCTAACCTATTTGTTTATAGCCCATGACCTATCGGTGGTTGAATATTTTTGTGATGAAGTAGCGGTCATGTATTTAGGAAAGATTGTTGAAAAAGCTCCTCGTAATGAGCTTTATAACAACAAGCTACACCCTTATACTCAGGCGTTAATATCCGCGGTTCCCGTTCCTGATCCAGAACGTAAAAGTCAACGTATTATTCTGGAAGGGGATGTACCCTCTCCTGTAGCCCCTCCCTCAGGTTGCCACTTTCATCCCCGTTGTTCCCAGTGTATGGAAATCTGTAAGAAGAAAGCTCCGCCTACTATCCAAGTGACTCCCGGACATACGGTGAACTGCTGGTTGTATGCTGAAGACAAGGGAAGTAAAGAGTAG